A genome region from Glycine max cultivar Williams 82 chromosome 5, Glycine_max_v4.0, whole genome shotgun sequence includes the following:
- the LOC100809539 gene encoding uncharacterized protein isoform X2, with translation MRFKKGNKVEVLSKVEVPCGSWLYAEIICGNGHHYTVKYDGYESDAGEAIVEQVSRKDIRPCPPALELTDNWNSGDVVEVFQNFSWKMATVLKVFGKNHILVRLLGSSLEFQVSKFDIRVRQSWQDDKWIIVGKGSSSHENRKRSSAQLQKMYTKTKLSGSAYYRPEKKKLSILESKLVSFKTLKRGSNSQVDAYAKPPPKFRARENEGRCHRARLRNPPTPLKQVQGVSFPREVIAEECIPASVNNRKTGISNMVDMERRKQTGENLESNHAYSVTCSVGSCSITSRNSYKSQFPVYAGPFDDVDSSFSDAESVCQRSDEEGNCSPPTQEELAAEIHRAEKEAYRCCFQISTDSFLL, from the exons ATGAGATTTAAGAAAGGGAATAAGGTGGAAGTGTTAAGCAAAGTTGAGGTGCCGTGTGGCTCCTGGCTATATGCAGAGATCATTTGTGGTAATGGCCACCACTATACTGTGAAATATGATGGATATGAAAGTGATGCTGGTGAGGCAATTGTGGAACAGGTGTCCAGGAAAGACATAAGGCCGTGTCCGCCTGCACTTGAACTCACAGATAATTGGAATTCAGGTGATGTTGTAGAGGTCTTCCAGAATTTCTCATGGAAGATGGCTACAGTTTTGAAGGTTTTTGGGAAAAACCACATTTTGGTCAGGCTACTTGGATCTTCTTTGGAATTTCAAGTGAGCAAATTTGACATTCGGGTGAGACAGTCTTGGCAAGATGACAAGTGGATTATAGTTGGAAAG GGTTCTTCCAgccatgaaaacagaaaacgttCTAGCGCCCAACTTCAGAAGATGTATACAAAGACAAAACTGTCAGGTTCCGCTTACTATCGTCctgaaaagaaaaaactgaGTATTCTGGAATCCAAACTCGTTTCTTTTAAAACATTGAAACGAGGAAGCAATTCACAAGTTGACGCATATGCTAAGCCTCCCCCAAAGTTTAGAGCACGTGAAAATGAAGGCAGATGTCACAGAGCAAGACTTAGAAATCCACCCACACCACTCAAACAGGTACAGGGTGTCAGTTTTCCAAGAGAAGTGATCGCTGAAGAATGCATACCTGCTTCTGTAAACAACAGAAAAACTGGGATTTCTAATATGGTTGACATGGAGAGGAGGAAACAGACAGGAGAAAACTTAGAATCAAATCATGCTTATAGTGTTACATGCTCTGTTGGTAGTTGTAGTATCACTAGCAGGAATTCCTATAAATCGCAATTTCCTGTATATGCAGGTCCTTTTGATGATGTAGACAGTTCATTTAGTGATGCTGAGTCTGTCTGCCAGAGGAGTGATGAGGAAGGGAATTGTTCCCCTCCTACACAAGAGGAATTGGCGGCAGAAATTCATAG ggctgagaaggaggcataTAGGTGTTGCTTCCAGATTTCTACAGATTCTTTCTTGCTCTAG
- the LOC100809539 gene encoding uncharacterized protein isoform X1 — MRFKKGNKVEVLSKVEVPCGSWLYAEIICGNGHHYTVKYDGYESDAGEAIVEQVSRKDIRPCPPALELTDNWNSGDVVEVFQNFSWKMATVLKVFGKNHILVRLLGSSLEFQVSKFDIRVRQSWQDDKWIIVGKGSSSHENRKRSSAQLQKMYTKTKLSGSAYYRPEKKKLSILESKLVSFKTLKRGSNSQVDAYAKPPPKFRARENEGRCHRARLRNPPTPLKQVQGVSFPREVIAEECIPASVNNRKTGISNMVDMERRKQTGENLESNHAYSVTCSVGSCSITSRNSYKSQFPVYAGPFDDVDSSFSDAESVCQRSDEEGNCSPPTQEELAAEIHRLELHAYHCTIEALHASGPLSWEQEALMTNLRLSLHISNDEHLMELRNLISSENSIPFR; from the exons ATGAGATTTAAGAAAGGGAATAAGGTGGAAGTGTTAAGCAAAGTTGAGGTGCCGTGTGGCTCCTGGCTATATGCAGAGATCATTTGTGGTAATGGCCACCACTATACTGTGAAATATGATGGATATGAAAGTGATGCTGGTGAGGCAATTGTGGAACAGGTGTCCAGGAAAGACATAAGGCCGTGTCCGCCTGCACTTGAACTCACAGATAATTGGAATTCAGGTGATGTTGTAGAGGTCTTCCAGAATTTCTCATGGAAGATGGCTACAGTTTTGAAGGTTTTTGGGAAAAACCACATTTTGGTCAGGCTACTTGGATCTTCTTTGGAATTTCAAGTGAGCAAATTTGACATTCGGGTGAGACAGTCTTGGCAAGATGACAAGTGGATTATAGTTGGAAAG GGTTCTTCCAgccatgaaaacagaaaacgttCTAGCGCCCAACTTCAGAAGATGTATACAAAGACAAAACTGTCAGGTTCCGCTTACTATCGTCctgaaaagaaaaaactgaGTATTCTGGAATCCAAACTCGTTTCTTTTAAAACATTGAAACGAGGAAGCAATTCACAAGTTGACGCATATGCTAAGCCTCCCCCAAAGTTTAGAGCACGTGAAAATGAAGGCAGATGTCACAGAGCAAGACTTAGAAATCCACCCACACCACTCAAACAGGTACAGGGTGTCAGTTTTCCAAGAGAAGTGATCGCTGAAGAATGCATACCTGCTTCTGTAAACAACAGAAAAACTGGGATTTCTAATATGGTTGACATGGAGAGGAGGAAACAGACAGGAGAAAACTTAGAATCAAATCATGCTTATAGTGTTACATGCTCTGTTGGTAGTTGTAGTATCACTAGCAGGAATTCCTATAAATCGCAATTTCCTGTATATGCAGGTCCTTTTGATGATGTAGACAGTTCATTTAGTGATGCTGAGTCTGTCTGCCAGAGGAGTGATGAGGAAGGGAATTGTTCCCCTCCTACACAAGAGGAATTGGCGGCAGAAATTCATAGGTTAGAGTTGCATGCCTATCATTGTACAATTGAGGCATTGCATGCATCAGGACCCTTAAGTTGGGAACAGGAAGCATTAATGACAAACCTCCGTCTTTCGCTCCACATATCAAACGATGAACACTTAATGGAGctaagaaatttgatttcttctgAAAACAGCATTCCTTTCAGATGA